The Sphingomonas sanxanigenens DSM 19645 = NX02 genome includes a region encoding these proteins:
- the mltG gene encoding endolytic transglycosylase MltG: MASSKRPARRGKKKRGAAAKRWLLLLLLVVAVGAAGAAYVSPWFKGSPRPAGAKPVEVTVSSGDSLATAAAKLEKAKVIGSADRFLTLARFLGSDGPIKAGEYGFYPTDNWAAHLRTMQSGIPILRLVSIPEGMPAVLVQERLMAEPLLTGTVAVPAEGSVLPDSYSFERGETRAAVLRRMQAAMTRALDDLWKTRKPGIAVKTPREAIILASIVEKETSVAAERRTVAAVYSNRIKRNMPLQADPTVIYPVTKGRRLGRRILRSELQADNGYNTYRIPGLPAGPIANPGRASIAAVLDPARTNALYFVADGSGGHAFAETLDQHNANVRKWYALRRERGEM, from the coding sequence ATGGCCAGCAGCAAACGCCCGGCGCGACGCGGCAAGAAGAAGCGGGGGGCGGCGGCCAAGCGCTGGCTCCTCCTCCTCCTGCTTGTCGTTGCCGTTGGTGCAGCGGGTGCGGCCTATGTCAGCCCCTGGTTCAAGGGATCGCCGCGCCCGGCCGGGGCCAAGCCCGTCGAGGTCACCGTGTCGAGCGGGGATTCACTCGCGACTGCGGCCGCGAAGCTGGAAAAGGCCAAGGTCATCGGCTCGGCCGATCGCTTCCTCACGCTCGCGCGCTTCCTCGGATCGGACGGGCCGATCAAGGCGGGCGAATATGGCTTCTATCCCACCGACAACTGGGCGGCGCATCTTCGCACGATGCAGTCTGGCATCCCGATCCTCCGGCTGGTCTCGATCCCCGAGGGGATGCCGGCGGTGCTCGTGCAGGAACGGCTGATGGCCGAACCGTTGCTGACCGGCACGGTCGCGGTGCCCGCCGAAGGATCGGTGCTGCCCGACAGCTACAGCTTCGAACGCGGCGAGACGCGCGCGGCGGTGCTCAGGCGGATGCAGGCGGCGATGACGCGCGCGCTCGACGACCTGTGGAAGACGCGCAAGCCGGGCATCGCCGTGAAGACGCCGCGCGAGGCGATCATCCTCGCCTCGATCGTCGAGAAGGAAACGTCGGTTGCCGCCGAACGGCGCACGGTGGCGGCGGTCTATTCCAACCGGATCAAGCGCAACATGCCGCTGCAGGCCGACCCGACCGTGATCTATCCGGTCACCAAGGGGCGGCGGCTGGGCCGGCGCATCCTGCGTTCGGAGCTTCAGGCCGACAACGGCTACAACACCTACAGGATTCCGGGGCTGCCGGCGGGGCCGATCGCCAATCCGGGCCGCGCCTCGATCGCCGCGGTGCTTGATCCGGCGCGCACCAATGCGCTCTATTTCGTCGCGGATGGGTCGGGCGGCCATGCCTTCGCCGAGACGCTCGACCAGCATAATGCCAATGTCCGCAAATGGTATGCGCTGCGGCGCGAACGTGGTGAGATGTGA
- a CDS encoding acetyl-CoA hydrolase/transferase family protein, giving the protein MSSRIAHADLRSKIMSADAAAALIGSGSTVGMSGFTGSGYPKAVPQALAARIEAEHAAGKLFRIRVWTGASTGPELDGALAKADGIEFRLPYNSDPIAREKINRGEMDYFDMHLSQVAPMAWQGFLGPLDTALVEISGIRPDGSLIPSSSVGNNKTWLDRASQIILEVNAWQNPALEGMHDIYYGTRLPPDRVPIPLVRPDDRIGEPYLHCDPARIVAIVETEAPDRNLPFAAPDASAHAIAGHLLDFFAHEVKRGRLPTSLLPIQSGVGNIANAVLTGLVDGPFTDMTAYTEVIQDGMLDLLDAGKLRIASATAFSLSPEAAARINADMVQYRDRMILRPQEISNHPELIRRLGCLAMNGLIEADIYGNVNSTHVMGSRIQNGIGGSRDFARNAYVSIFMTPSTAKGGAISAIVPQASHVDHIAQDVQVLVTEQGLADLRGLSPKQRATLIIEKCAHPDYRPMLADYYERARRGSYGQQSPSLLREALSWHQRFIDTGSMLP; this is encoded by the coding sequence ATGAGCAGCCGGATAGCCCACGCCGATTTGCGGTCGAAGATCATGTCCGCGGATGCCGCGGCGGCGTTGATCGGATCGGGCAGCACGGTGGGGATGAGCGGCTTCACCGGCTCGGGCTATCCCAAGGCGGTGCCGCAGGCGCTTGCCGCGCGCATTGAAGCCGAACATGCCGCCGGCAAGCTGTTCCGCATTCGGGTGTGGACCGGTGCTTCGACCGGTCCCGAACTCGACGGCGCGCTCGCCAAGGCCGACGGCATCGAATTCCGGCTGCCCTATAATTCGGACCCGATCGCGCGCGAGAAGATCAACCGCGGCGAGATGGACTATTTCGACATGCATCTCAGCCAGGTCGCGCCGATGGCGTGGCAGGGCTTCCTGGGGCCGCTCGATACCGCCTTGGTCGAGATCAGCGGCATCCGGCCGGATGGATCGCTGATCCCCTCATCCTCGGTCGGCAACAACAAGACCTGGCTCGACCGCGCCAGCCAGATCATCCTCGAGGTCAACGCCTGGCAGAACCCGGCGCTGGAGGGGATGCACGACATCTATTACGGCACCCGCCTGCCGCCCGATCGCGTGCCGATCCCGCTGGTCCGCCCGGACGACCGCATCGGTGAGCCCTATCTGCACTGCGACCCCGCCAGGATCGTCGCGATCGTCGAAACCGAAGCGCCCGACCGAAACCTGCCCTTCGCCGCCCCCGATGCCAGCGCGCATGCGATCGCCGGCCATCTGCTGGACTTCTTCGCGCATGAGGTGAAGCGGGGCCGGCTGCCCACCTCGCTGCTGCCGATCCAGTCGGGTGTCGGCAACATCGCCAATGCGGTGCTGACCGGCCTCGTCGACGGGCCCTTCACCGACATGACCGCCTATACCGAGGTCATCCAGGACGGCATGCTCGACCTGCTCGATGCCGGCAAGCTGCGCATCGCCTCCGCCACTGCCTTCTCGCTGAGCCCGGAAGCGGCCGCGCGGATCAATGCCGACATGGTCCAGTATCGGGATCGGATGATCCTGCGCCCGCAGGAGATCAGCAACCATCCGGAACTGATCCGCCGCCTCGGCTGCCTCGCGATGAACGGGCTGATCGAGGCAGATATCTACGGCAACGTCAATTCCACGCATGTCATGGGATCGCGCATCCAGAACGGCATCGGCGGATCGCGCGATTTCGCGCGCAACGCCTATGTGTCGATCTTCATGACGCCGTCCACCGCCAAGGGCGGGGCGATCTCGGCGATCGTGCCGCAGGCCTCGCACGTCGATCATATCGCACAGGACGTGCAGGTCCTGGTGACCGAACAGGGGCTGGCCGACCTGCGCGGCCTCAGTCCCAAGCAGCGGGCGACGCTGATCATCGAGAAGTGCGCGCACCCGGATTACCGGCCGATGCTGGCCGATTATTATGAGCGGGCGCGGCGTGGATCCTATGGCCAGCAATCTCCCTCGCTCTTGCGCGAGGCGCTGAGCTGGCACCAGCGCTTCATCGACACGGGCAGCATGTTGCCCTGA
- a CDS encoding acyl carrier protein: MSDTAERVKKIVVEHLGVEAEKVTEDASFIDDLGADSLDIVELVMAFEEDFGVEIPDDAAEKITTVKDAISYIETHAKG; the protein is encoded by the coding sequence ATGAGCGACACCGCCGAGAGGGTGAAGAAGATCGTCGTCGAGCATCTTGGCGTTGAAGCCGAGAAGGTGACCGAAGATGCCAGCTTCATCGACGATCTTGGTGCCGACAGCCTCGACATCGTCGAACTGGTGATGGCGTTCGAGGAAGATTTCGGCGTTGAGATTCCCGACGACGCCGCGGAAAAGATCACGACCGTGAAGGACGCGATCAGCTATATCGAGACGCACGCCAAGGGCTGA
- the fabF gene encoding beta-ketoacyl-ACP synthase II, whose product MRRVVVTGLGLVTPLGADVETAWANIIAAKSGAGTITRFDATDYACRVACEVKPADHAYGFDANKRVDHKVQRQVDPFIIYGIDAAGQALEDAGLTDASEEERFRIGCSIGSGIGGLPGIESESLVLANKGPRRVSPHFVHGRLINLISGQVSIKYGLMGPNHAVVTACSTGAHAIGDAARMIALGDADVMLAGGAEGAICPIGIAGFAQARALSTQFNDQPEKASRPYDKDRDGFVMGEGAGVVCLEEYEHAKARGAKIYAEVIGYGLSGDAYHVTAPHPEGSGAFRAMEMAMKKSGLALGDIDYINAHGTSTPLGDELELGAVRRLFGDAMGTLSMSSTKSAIGHLLGGAGAVESIFCILALRDQIVPPTLNLDNPSDNCAGVDLVPHVAKQRHVKAVLNNSFGFGGTNASLVMRAV is encoded by the coding sequence ATGCGCCGTGTCGTCGTAACCGGACTTGGGCTCGTCACGCCGCTGGGCGCCGATGTCGAAACCGCCTGGGCCAACATCATCGCAGCGAAGTCCGGCGCTGGTACCATCACCCGTTTCGACGCGACTGATTATGCCTGCCGGGTCGCCTGCGAGGTGAAGCCCGCGGACCATGCCTATGGGTTCGATGCGAACAAGCGCGTCGACCATAAGGTCCAGCGCCAGGTCGATCCGTTCATCATCTATGGAATCGATGCCGCCGGCCAGGCGCTCGAGGATGCCGGCCTGACCGATGCGTCCGAGGAAGAGCGCTTCCGCATCGGCTGCTCGATCGGGTCGGGCATCGGCGGTCTCCCGGGCATCGAGAGCGAATCGCTGGTGCTCGCCAACAAGGGCCCGCGCCGCGTCTCGCCGCACTTCGTCCATGGCCGCCTGATCAACCTGATCTCGGGCCAGGTGAGCATCAAATATGGCCTGATGGGCCCGAACCATGCGGTGGTCACGGCTTGCTCGACCGGCGCGCACGCGATCGGCGATGCGGCGCGGATGATCGCGCTGGGCGATGCCGACGTGATGCTTGCGGGCGGTGCCGAAGGCGCGATCTGCCCGATCGGCATTGCCGGCTTCGCGCAGGCGCGCGCGCTGTCGACCCAGTTCAACGATCAGCCCGAAAAGGCGAGCCGGCCCTACGACAAGGACCGGGACGGCTTCGTGATGGGCGAGGGCGCGGGCGTCGTCTGCCTCGAGGAATATGAGCACGCCAAGGCGCGCGGCGCCAAGATCTATGCCGAGGTGATCGGCTATGGCCTGTCGGGCGACGCCTATCACGTCACCGCGCCGCACCCGGAAGGTTCGGGCGCGTTCCGCGCGATGGAAATGGCGATGAAGAAGTCGGGCCTCGCGCTCGGCGACATCGACTATATCAACGCGCACGGCACCTCGACGCCGCTGGGCGACGAGCTCGAGCTGGGCGCGGTGCGCCGCCTGTTCGGCGATGCGATGGGCACCCTTTCGATGAGCTCGACCAAGTCGGCGATCGGCCACCTGCTGGGCGGCGCCGGCGCGGTGGAGAGCATCTTCTGCATCCTCGCGCTGCGCGACCAGATCGTCCCGCCGACGCTCAACCTCGACAATCCCAGCGACAATTGCGCAGGCGTCGATCTGGTGCCCCACGTCGCCAAGCAGCGGCACGTGAAGGCGGTGCTGAACAACAGCTTCGGCTTCGGCGGCACCAACGCCTCGCTGGTCATGAGGGCGGTCTGA
- the fabG gene encoding 3-oxoacyl-[acyl-carrier-protein] reductase, with the protein MFDLSGMTALVTGASGGIGSAIAETLAAQGARVALSGTRAEKLEAVAAGLGHDPVILPCDLGDSAAVDALVPSAVAALGGTLDILVNNAGVTRDNLVMRMKDEDWDAVIRVNLEAAFRLIRAATKPMMKARFGRVVSITSVVGATGNPGQANYAASKGGLTAMTKALAQELATRNITVNCVAPGFIKSAMTDALPDVQKEAITGRIPAGRLGEGGDVAAAVAYLASREAGYVTGQTIHVNGGMAMIS; encoded by the coding sequence ATGTTCGATCTCTCAGGCATGACCGCGCTGGTGACCGGTGCGTCGGGCGGTATCGGTTCGGCGATCGCCGAAACGCTCGCGGCGCAGGGCGCGCGCGTGGCGCTCTCCGGCACGCGCGCGGAGAAGCTGGAGGCGGTCGCGGCGGGGCTCGGCCATGACCCGGTGATCCTGCCGTGCGATCTCGGCGACTCCGCCGCGGTCGATGCGCTGGTGCCCTCCGCCGTCGCGGCGCTGGGCGGCACGCTCGACATCCTCGTCAACAATGCCGGCGTCACCCGCGACAATCTGGTGATGCGGATGAAGGATGAGGATTGGGATGCGGTGATCCGCGTCAATCTAGAGGCGGCGTTCCGCCTGATCCGCGCCGCGACCAAGCCGATGATGAAGGCGCGCTTCGGCCGCGTCGTCTCGATCACCTCGGTGGTCGGCGCCACCGGCAATCCGGGGCAGGCGAACTATGCCGCCTCCAAAGGCGGGCTCACCGCGATGACCAAGGCGCTGGCGCAGGAGCTGGCGACGCGCAACATTACCGTGAACTGCGTGGCGCCGGGTTTCATCAAGTCGGCGATGACGGACGCGCTGCCCGACGTGCAGAAAGAGGCGATCACCGGCCGGATTCCCGCCGGTCGGTTGGGCGAGGGGGGTGACGTGGCCGCCGCGGTCGCCTATCTCGCAAGCCGTGAGGCCGGTTACGTCACCGGTCAGACGATCCACGTCAACGGCGGCATGGCAATGATTTCGTGA
- a CDS encoding peroxiredoxin — MIGRTVPDVTLKTRVRDESVGGPNPFRWQDVQTGDLFAGKRTVVFALPGAFTPTCTTEQCPAYERVYDDLKAAGADEVYCLAVNDAFVMFQWGKMLGIRNLKLLPDGSGDFTRRMGMLIRKDHLGFGDRSWRYAMVVDDGRIVAWFEEPGINDAGQDDDPYGVSSPDTVLDWLAKNQPA; from the coding sequence ATGATCGGCCGTACGGTTCCAGACGTAACCCTCAAGACCCGCGTACGCGATGAGAGCGTCGGGGGCCCCAATCCTTTCCGCTGGCAGGATGTGCAGACCGGCGATCTCTTCGCCGGCAAGCGCACCGTGGTGTTCGCGCTGCCCGGTGCCTTCACCCCCACCTGCACCACCGAGCAATGCCCGGCCTATGAGCGCGTCTATGACGATCTCAAGGCGGCGGGCGCGGACGAGGTCTATTGCCTGGCGGTCAACGATGCGTTCGTGATGTTCCAGTGGGGCAAGATGCTGGGCATTAGGAACCTCAAGCTGCTGCCCGACGGCTCGGGCGATTTCACCCGCCGGATGGGCATGCTGATCCGCAAGGACCATCTCGGCTTCGGCGATCGCTCGTGGCGCTATGCGATGGTTGTCGACGACGGCAGGATCGTCGCCTGGTTCGAGGAGCCGGGTATCAACGACGCCGGCCAGGACGATGACCCCTATGGCGTATCGAGCCCCGATACGGTGCTCGACTGGCTGGCCAAGAACCAGCCCGCCTGA